The DNA region GGTCGCGCGGAAGTCGGGGCAGCGCTCCAGGTCGTGGCCGTGGGTGCAGGAGAGCAGTCCGCCGAGGTAGGCGCGGGCGGCGTCGAGTTCGGCGATGCGGTCCTGGAGTTCGGCGATGCGGGCGTGCACGGTCCGCTGCCAGTCGGCGGCGGAGCCCTCGCGGCTGAGCAGGGTGCCGATCTCCTCGATGGACATGCGGCCGGTCTCGCGCCACCGCTTGATCAGCGCCACGCGGTAGACCTGCTCGCTGTCGAAGTACCGCCGCCCGGAGCGCCGGTGCGGCGTCAGGAGGCCGCGCCGCTCCCAGTAGTGCAGCGTGGACAGCGGAAGGCCGAGGCGGTCCGCCACGTCCCGTATCGGGGTGAGGTCGTCCATGACCCCATGGTCCACCGGCGCGTGGCGCACCGTGCGGGTGGTGCCGGTGAGGGGGCGGTCGTACGCCCCCTCACCGACGGGGTCAGGCGGCGTTCACGGTGTTCTGCGGGGCGACCTTGCCGAACTTGTCGACGGCCTGGTAGTAGGTCCAGGCGAGCGCGTCGCAGGAGACCTTCTTGGCGCCGCTGTAGGTGGCACAGACCCTCTTCAGGTCGGCGTAGAAGGCGCTGTCGACGCGGGCCTTGTTGGCGTTGAAGGTGCCCATCTCCTTGTAGTTGCGGTAGCCGAAGTCGTGCCGGGCACAGGCCGTCTGGAACGGGAAGCCGAACGGGTTGTCCGGGGAGGAGGAGCAGTAGTCCGTGGACCAGTTGAACTTGTACGCGCTCCACGCGCCCTGGTTGTTGCGAGCCGAGACGAACGCGTTGTAGCTGCTTGCGCTGGTCTGCGTCCAGCTGCTGAGCACCTGCGCCTTGTCCGCGGGGACAGCGGACGCCGGGGCGGCCGCGAGGCCGGTCCCGAGGGTGAGGGCAGCGGCGCTCACGGCCACAGCGGCGAGTCGACGACGCATGGGGATTCCTCCTTGTGGGGGTCATGACACGGCTCCGGGCCCGAGTGCGCGGAGGCGTGGCTTTCATTGATCACCGCCGGCCTGTCGGCCGGTGGTCGTGCGCGCCGCGTGGGGGTGGCGCCCCGATGACGGGTTCTTGACGGCATCTGGCCTATACGTCACGGGACTTGGCCCCAAACCACCACGCTGACGCTGTCGGGGCACTCGCGGGTGCGAGTGCCTCAGGGCTGGGAGTGCTCCTGCCATACGACGGACACGACGCACTCCCCCTCCGGCGGGACGCTCACGTACTCGACGTGCCGCGCCACACCGGACGTTCTTGGTTCCCGGCACCGGCCCCGGGCGCGGGCACCCGCACCCGCCGCGACCCTGGCCGGTTTGCGGGCCCGCAGCAGCGCCTCGCGGTCGGGCCCTTCGGGCACCGCGAGGCCGAGGCCCACCGGCGCCGCCGCGAGCGCGAGCACGACGAGGTCGCGGTGCGCCGCGGTGGCGACGAACAGGGGCGGCCTGCCCCGCGCGCTCGCCGTCCGCCCGTGGTCGGCGCCGCAGTGCGGGCAGGGGCCCGCGTCCACGGCGATGCCCTGCGGCGCCGCGCCCAGGCACGAGGCCAGGAGCAGCCGCAGCCCGGCGCGCTCGGCCACGTACCGCCGCCGCTCCGCCGCGTCCCCGGGCAGCCGGGCCCGCTCGCCCGCGCTCAGGGTGTCCTCGCGGGCGGGCACGACCGCGGGGTCCTGCGCGGAGAGAAGCAGCGTGCGCAGGACGACCGTGCCGATGGGCCGGGCGACCTGGGGCAGCGGGGCGCCGAGGTCGAGGGCGGGCGCGGGCAGCGGGACCTTGGCCCGGCCCCAGCCCCCGTCGGGGTTGGTCGAGGGCACCGACGGTGACGACCGCGGTGCGGCACTCTCCCCGGCCCCAGTCATCGCGACCCCTCCCGTCCGCTGCCACCCGTCGCCGCCCCGTTCACGCACGCTTCCGCTCATGCTTAAGGCCGGGCCGCGGCGATCCGCTCCACCAACGACACGAATTCACCCGTCTTGGCGTCGAATCGGGGTGACGCCATGTAGCCACCGGTGTCGGAGATGCTGTTGAGCCCGCCGATGTAGCCCGAGCCCGTGTCGTAGTCGTAGTCGAGCAGCCACGGCGAACCGCTGGAACCCGGCGTCATGTTCGGGCACTCGACCTGCCACATGTTCATCGGCGGCACCGTCGGTTCGATCAGGTCCTGGCAGAACTCCTGGTGTTCGCCGTCGTAGGGCGGGCCGGAGTAGCCCATGACCGACACCTGCTCGCCGGTGCGCGCGTCGGGCACGATCTGGTAGCCGCCCGCCGCGTCGAAGACGGTCTCGCCCTTGGCGTTGTCGTTGGTGATGACCAGGCCGTAGTCGTGCTCCCAGTCCGGCTTGGCGCCGCTGCTCCACAGCGCGGAGGTGGCGACGTTCCAGGCGGTGAACCGGCCGAACGGCTCGCTGCCGCCCTCGCGCGCCGGGATGAACACGACGTTCTTCGTCCAGTCGCCGCCAGGACCCTCGTGGAGGCAGTGCGCGGCGGTCAGGACGAGGATCTCCGAGTCGCTGTCGACCGCCGTTGCGGTGCAGTGGTCGGGCTTGCCGTTGGCGTGCTCGAACACGAGCTTGCCGACGGCGGTGGAGTGCGGTCCGGCCGCCGCGAGGCGCGGGTCGGCCCGGTCCACGGCGGGCGCCGGGGCCTTCTTCTCGCCGGTGGCGCGGCGGACGCGCTCCGGGGTCCAGTAGTCGAGCAGGGCCCGCTCCCGCTGCGCGGCCGTGCCGCCCTTCGCGCCGGGTACGTCGACGACGGCCGCCCTGCTGACCACGCCGGGCGTGTCGTCCGCCGCCTGCGCGGGCGTGGCCGCGGCGAGCCCGGCGGCGGAGACGGTCAGGGCGACGAGCAGGGTCCGGACGCGGCCGAACCGGGAGCGCCCGGTTCTGTCCCGTCCGCAGGACACGGGTGAGTCCTCAGACACAGTTGAGTTCCTTTCGTGGCGCGCCCTGGGTGAAGCGCTCCGCGGAGAGGGCCGAGACGTCGACGAACGGCCGTCGTCCCAGGTAGAGGTCGCGGACGACCTCGCCGACCGCGGGCCCCTGGAGGAAGCCGTGGCCGGAGAAGCCGGTCGCGTACAGGAAGCGGCCGGGGCCGGGGGCCTCGCCGATGAGCGCGTTGTGGTCGGGGGTGACCTCGTAGAGCCCGGCCCAGCCCGTGACGACCTCCGCCTCGGTGAGCCGGGGCGCGCGCAGGGCCATCGCCTCGGACAGGCGGGGCAGCCAGGCGTCCGAGCGGGACAGGTCGAAGCCGGAGGGCTCGTCGGGGTCGGACATGCCGAGCAGCACGCCCCGGCCCTCGCCGTGGAAGTAGAAGCTGGTGGCGAAGTCGATGGTCATGGGCACGCGCTCGGGCCGGTCCGGCAGCGGCCCCGTCACCAGGACCTGCCGCCGGTAGGGCCGCACCGGCAGGTCGACCCCGGCCATCGCACCGAGCGTCGCCGACCAGGCCCCGGCCGCGCAGATCACGGTGCCGGCCGTGACCGTGCCGCGCCCGGTGACGACGGTGGTGGCCCCGGAGCGCCCCGCCGCCCGCTCCATGCCGATGACTTGACAGTTCGTCAGGAGTCGGGCGCCGTAGCGCCGGGCGCCGACCGCGTAGCCGAGGACCACCGACTCCGGCGCGCAGTAGCCGTCGTCGGGCGAGTACGCCGCGGCGAGCACGCCGTCCGTGGAGATCAGCGGGGAGAGCGCGCGGGCCTCGGCCGGGTCGAGCATCCGGCTCGGCACCCCGAACTCGTTCTGCACGGCCACGTTCCGCTCGAAGGCCGCCACGTCCTCGGGCCGGGAGAGCAGGAACAGATAGCCCTCCCGGTGCAGGTCGATCTCCTGTCCGGGACGCCTGCCGAAGTCCTGGAACAGCTCCAGGCTGCGGGCGCCGAGCTGGATGTTGACGGCGTCCGAGAACTGCCCCCGGATGCCGCCCGCCGCCTTGCTCGTGGACCCCGAGCCCAGCGTGTCCCGCTCCAGGAGCAGCACGTCGCGGACCCCGGCCTCGGCGAGGTGGAAGGCGATGCTGGTGCCCATCACCCCGCCGCCGACGATCACCACGTCGGCGGCGGGCGGCAGCTCCGCCGCGGGCACGCGCGCTCCCATCAGCCCGCCAGCTCGGCGGCGCCGTCGGGCAGGAAGGCGGGCATGTGGCGCGGCAGTTGGCCCCACACACGCGGCGTGAAGAAGTGCCCGCCGGGCAGGACCGCCCGCGTGAACGGTCCCTCCGTCAGTTCCTCCCAGCCGTCGTGCGCGGGGGTCAGCTCGTCCTCGCCGACCATGAGGTGGATGCCCGCGCGCAGCCGTGGCGCGCGCCGGAACTCGTAGGCGGCGTACGCCTCCAGGTCCATCCGCAGCAGGTCCACGGCCATGGCGAGCAGGTCGGGGTCGCTGATGACGGACTGCGGCAGGCCGCCGCCCTCCGCCAGGGACGCGGCCAGTTCCTCGTCGGACGCGGTCGCGAGCTTGGCGGAGCGGACCCCCGTCCAGTGCTGGGGCGCGATGTGCCCGGAGAGGATCAGGCTCTCGGGGCCCTGGGCGCCCCGCTCCTGGAGCAGGCGCGCGGTCTCGAACGCGAGCAGGGCGCCCATGCTGTGGCCGTAGAGGACGTACGGGGAGCGCACCTCGGTGGCGACGGCGTCCGCGCAGTCCGCGACGAAGCCGTCCCAGCCGCCGGTGATCTCGTCCGCGTACCGGTACTCGCGGCCCGGGTAGCACAGGGTGCGCAGCTCCACCTCCAGCGGAAGGAGCCGGGCCCAGGGCCGGAAGGCGACGGTGCCGCCGCCGGCGAAGCCCATGCAGACGAGCCTGCGCGCCGCCCAGGGGCGTGGCTGCGGTCGGGCGACGCGGTTCATGCCTGGTCCTCCGCGACGATCTCCTTCAGGACGGCGCGCAGCGCGCTGATCCCGAGGTCGAGCTCCGTCTCGGTGACCGACAGCGGCGGCCGCCAGCGCAGCTCGCGCTCGCCGGAGCCGAGGAAGATCACTCCGTGGGCGCTGTACGCGCGCTGCAGGACCCGGTCGCGCAGCGCGCCGTCGGTGAGCGTGATCGCGCACATCAGGCCGCGGCCGCGCGGGTCGGACACCAGGTCGGGGAACTCGGCGGCGATCTCGCGGAGCTGGCCGAGCAGGTGGGCGCCGGTGCGGGCCGCGTTCTCGAACAGGCCCTCCTCGCGCACGACCTGCATGATCCGGGTGGAGCGGATCATGTCGACCAGGTTGCCGCCCCAGGTGGAGCTGAGCCTGCTCGACGTACGGAAGGCGTTGCCCTCCACCTCCAGGACCCGGCGTCCGCCGATGACGCCGCACACCTGCGTCTTCTTGCCGAAGGCGATGACATCGGGGCGCAGTCCGAGCGCTTCGCTCGCCCAGCGCTCACCGGTGATCCCGAAGCCGCTCTGCACCTCGTCGGCGACGAACAGGGCGTCGTTCTCGCGGCACAGCTCCGCCATCGCCTTCAGGAACTGCGGCCGCAGGTGGCGGTCGCCGCCCTCGCCCTGGATGGGCTCGAAGACGAAGCAGGCGATCTCGTCGGCATAGCGGTAGAAGGCCGCCGCGGCGGCGTCCAGGGCCGCCTGCTCCTCGGGGAACAGCTCCGGCTGGTCCCAGCGGCTCATGTCGTTGACGGCCGGGCTCGGGATGCGCGGCCAGTCGAAGACGGGGAAGTCGCGGATCTTGGACGGGTCGGTGTTCGTCAGCGACATCGTGTAGCCGCTGCGGCCGTGGAAGGCGCGCTCCAGGTGCATGGCCCGCGAACCGCGCACGGCGACCCCGCGGGCGGCGTTGACTTGCGTCTTCCAGTCGAAGGCGACCTTCAGGGCGTTCTCGACGGCGAGCGCGCCGCCGTCGATGAAGAAGAGGTACGGCATGTCGTCGGAGCCGAACAGGCCCATGAACTCCTCGACGAAACGGGCCTGTTCGCGGGTGCCGTAGTCGGGGTTGGCGGGCTTCATCCGGGCCGCGGCGAGGAACGCGTCGTCGAGTTCCGGGTCGCCGTGCAGGGCCGGATGGTTGTGTCCGAGCGGCGCCGACGCGTAGAACATCGACATGTCCAGATAGCGGGAGCCGTCCCGCTCGTCCACGAGCCAGCAGCCCTGGCTGTTGCGGACGTCCAGAATGATGTCACCGAAGTCCCCGCTGACGTGGTCGCGCAGCAGGTCGATCCCGGCCTGGCTCATGGCTGTCCCCTTGTCCTGTGACGTGGCGTGTGACTGGTGCTGTGGCGTGTCGCGCGGCGCTGTGGCGTGCGGCGCGCGGCTGTGCGGTGCGGTGGCGTGCGGTGCGTGGTCGTTCACGGGTCGTGGGCCGGGCGGCCGTCAGGCCCGGGCCGTCTGCTGGCGCGTCCGCACGCTGCGCGGACGGATGTCGGTCCAGACGCGGTCGATGTGCGCGACGCACTCCTCGCGGGTGCCGCTGGTGCCCTCGCGGTGCCAGCCGGCGGGCAGTTCGCGGCCGGCCTCCCAGAGGGAGTACTGCTCCTCGTCGTTGCGGACGACGTCGTAGCGGGGCGCTTCGGACATGGCTGTCTCCTTGAGGCGTGGTGGGGCTGGGACCGGGGCGCGCCGGGCGTGCGCGACCCCGGTGGTGTGTGGGGGGGCGGTCAGAGCGCGGCGGGTTCCGCCGCGGGTCGGGCCGGTTCCGTGTGCTCGGCGATGGTGCCTCGGTCGAGCTTGAGGATCTGGTCGGCGATGTTGAAGTAGCGGTCGTCGTGGGTGATGGCGATGACGGTCTTGCCGCGCTTGCGCAGCGCCGGCAGGACCTCGGTGTAGAAGAACTCCCGGAACTCGGGGTCCTGGTCGGCGGCCCACTCGTCGAAGAGCAGCACCGGACGGTCCGAGAGCAGCGCCGCCACCAGGGCGAGGCGTTTGCGCTGCCCCGTGGACAGGGAGATGGTGGAGAACTCCCCGTCGCGCACGGTCACCTTGCTGTCCATGCCGAGCTGGGCGAGCAGGCGGTTGGCCTCGTCGTCGCCGTCGGGGTGGGCCGGCAGGGTGCGGAAGAGGTGGACGTCGGCGAAGACCCCGGCCACGCTCCCCCGCAGCTGTTCGACCCGGTCCCCGGCCACGGGCGTGCCGTCGAGGACGATCTCGCCCGCACTCGGCGGGTACAGGCCGCACAGCATCTTGGCCAGCGTGGTCTTCCCGCTGCCGTTTCCGCCGATCAGACAGGTCAGGGTGCCGGGGGCGAACGCGGCGTCGATCGGGCCGACCTGGAAGCCCTTGTCGTCACCGACGGTGTCGTAGTGGAAGACCGCGCCGCGCAGCCGCAGCTCGGCCCCGGCGTCCTGCCCGGCGTCGCCCCGCTCCGGCGTCCGGAGCCCGCTCTCGTCGCCCAGGTCGAGCGCGTCGAGGGAGCGCAGCGCCGTCCCGGCCCGGCCGAGCGCCGGGATCAGGTTGAGGACCGTGACCAGCGGGGTGTTGATGTAGATGACGGCGAGGGTGAAGCCGGTCAGGTCGTCGGCGGGGATGTCGAAGCGGGGCCCGGCGAACAGCATGATGCCGATGCAGGCGAGGAAGAGCAGCTGCCCCCAGGAGCCCGCGATGGTGTAAAGGCCCACGCCCCGGGTGGTGTCGCGCACGAGGAGCTTGCCGGTGGCGCCGACGCCGCCGTCGAGGACCTCGTCGCGGCGGCCCCGGTCGAGCTTGAGCTCCTTGGCGCCGCGCGTGACGCTCTCCAGGTGGCCGTGCATGGCGTCCTGGTGCTCACGGGCGCGGCGCAGATGGGCACCGGCCCGGCGCACCGGAAGCTGGTAGAGCAGCAGGCCGACGGCGAGCACGCCGACCATGCCGAGCAGCATCTTCCAGGAGAGCACCCCGATGTAGACGAAGGCGCCGATGACGATCGAGCCGTTCATGGAGAGCAGCGGCACGCTGCTGACCGCGCTGGTGATGATCTGTACGTCGTCGGTGAGGGCGGACTGGAGCCGGGCGGGGCCGATGCGCTCGATGCGGCG from Streptomyces flavofungini includes:
- a CDS encoding MerR family transcriptional regulator, encoding MDDLTPIRDVADRLGLPLSTLHYWERRGLLTPHRRSGRRYFDSEQVYRVALIKRWRETGRMSIEEIGTLLSREGSAADWQRTVHARIAELQDRIAELDAARAYLGGLLSCTHGHDLERCPDFRATVPLGDARRPSGTTTSRRRTGRASAASDAASAEASGTSKSASTAGRCEAYAATSPAISRSPTGR
- a CDS encoding phospholipase — encoded protein: MRRRLAAVAVSAAALTLGTGLAAAPASAVPADKAQVLSSWTQTSASSYNAFVSARNNQGAWSAYKFNWSTDYCSSSPDNPFGFPFQTACARHDFGYRNYKEMGTFNANKARVDSAFYADLKRVCATYSGAKKVSCDALAWTYYQAVDKFGKVAPQNTVNAA
- a CDS encoding trypsin-like serine peptidase, which codes for MSEDSPVSCGRDRTGRSRFGRVRTLLVALTVSAAGLAAATPAQAADDTPGVVSRAAVVDVPGAKGGTAAQRERALLDYWTPERVRRATGEKKAPAPAVDRADPRLAAAGPHSTAVGKLVFEHANGKPDHCTATAVDSDSEILVLTAAHCLHEGPGGDWTKNVVFIPAREGGSEPFGRFTAWNVATSALWSSGAKPDWEHDYGLVITNDNAKGETVFDAAGGYQIVPDARTGEQVSVMGYSGPPYDGEHQEFCQDLIEPTVPPMNMWQVECPNMTPGSSGSPWLLDYDYDTGSGYIGGLNSISDTGGYMASPRFDAKTGEFVSLVERIAAARP
- a CDS encoding NAD(P)/FAD-dependent oxidoreductase produces the protein MPAAELPPAADVVIVGGGVMGTSIAFHLAEAGVRDVLLLERDTLGSGSTSKAAGGIRGQFSDAVNIQLGARSLELFQDFGRRPGQEIDLHREGYLFLLSRPEDVAAFERNVAVQNEFGVPSRMLDPAEARALSPLISTDGVLAAAYSPDDGYCAPESVVLGYAVGARRYGARLLTNCQVIGMERAAGRSGATTVVTGRGTVTAGTVICAAGAWSATLGAMAGVDLPVRPYRRQVLVTGPLPDRPERVPMTIDFATSFYFHGEGRGVLLGMSDPDEPSGFDLSRSDAWLPRLSEAMALRAPRLTEAEVVTGWAGLYEVTPDHNALIGEAPGPGRFLYATGFSGHGFLQGPAVGEVVRDLYLGRRPFVDVSALSAERFTQGAPRKELNCV
- a CDS encoding thioesterase II family protein is translated as MNRVARPQPRPWAARRLVCMGFAGGGTVAFRPWARLLPLEVELRTLCYPGREYRYADEITGGWDGFVADCADAVATEVRSPYVLYGHSMGALLAFETARLLQERGAQGPESLILSGHIAPQHWTGVRSAKLATASDEELAASLAEGGGLPQSVISDPDLLAMAVDLLRMDLEAYAAYEFRRAPRLRAGIHLMVGEDELTPAHDGWEELTEGPFTRAVLPGGHFFTPRVWGQLPRHMPAFLPDGAAELAG
- the lat gene encoding L-lysine 6-transaminase, producing MSQAGIDLLRDHVSGDFGDIILDVRNSQGCWLVDERDGSRYLDMSMFYASAPLGHNHPALHGDPELDDAFLAAARMKPANPDYGTREQARFVEEFMGLFGSDDMPYLFFIDGGALAVENALKVAFDWKTQVNAARGVAVRGSRAMHLERAFHGRSGYTMSLTNTDPSKIRDFPVFDWPRIPSPAVNDMSRWDQPELFPEEQAALDAAAAAFYRYADEIACFVFEPIQGEGGDRHLRPQFLKAMAELCRENDALFVADEVQSGFGITGERWASEALGLRPDVIAFGKKTQVCGVIGGRRVLEVEGNAFRTSSRLSSTWGGNLVDMIRSTRIMQVVREEGLFENAARTGAHLLGQLREIAAEFPDLVSDPRGRGLMCAITLTDGALRDRVLQRAYSAHGVIFLGSGERELRWRPPLSVTETELDLGISALRAVLKEIVAEDQA
- a CDS encoding MbtH family protein translates to MSEAPRYDVVRNDEEQYSLWEAGRELPAGWHREGTSGTREECVAHIDRVWTDIRPRSVRTRQQTARA
- a CDS encoding cyclic peptide export ABC transporter; translated protein: MNFISLLATRSRATVIAAVVAGLLSGGATVALIAVLQRVLERLDDPGTGLLAAFVAAAVTVMLAGAVSSILLIRLAQRSIQELRMELCRRILDSGMRRIERIGPARLQSALTDDVQIITSAVSSVPLLSMNGSIVIGAFVYIGVLSWKMLLGMVGVLAVGLLLYQLPVRRAGAHLRRAREHQDAMHGHLESVTRGAKELKLDRGRRDEVLDGGVGATGKLLVRDTTRGVGLYTIAGSWGQLLFLACIGIMLFAGPRFDIPADDLTGFTLAVIYINTPLVTVLNLIPALGRAGTALRSLDALDLGDESGLRTPERGDAGQDAGAELRLRGAVFHYDTVGDDKGFQVGPIDAAFAPGTLTCLIGGNGSGKTTLAKMLCGLYPPSAGEIVLDGTPVAGDRVEQLRGSVAGVFADVHLFRTLPAHPDGDDEANRLLAQLGMDSKVTVRDGEFSTISLSTGQRKRLALVAALLSDRPVLLFDEWAADQDPEFREFFYTEVLPALRKRGKTVIAITHDDRYFNIADQILKLDRGTIAEHTEPARPAAEPAAL